In the genome of Cryptomeria japonica chromosome 8, Sugi_1.0, whole genome shotgun sequence, one region contains:
- the LOC131067678 gene encoding non-specific lipid-transfer protein: MASRKAAFIIVLVMLSTIQQIFGAGECGKTPVNVVAKSLSPCIGAANNAKAKVAPACCAQVTKTLAMPRCMCAVFLSPLAKQAGINLGIAITIPKRCNIKNRPMGKKCGRYVVP, encoded by the exons ATGGCATCCAGGAAAGCAGCTTTCATAATAGTTTTGGTAATGTTGTCGACAATTCAGCAGATTTTTGGAGCAGGAGAATGCGGAAAAACACCAGTGAATGTTGTGGCCAAAAGCTTGAGCCCCTGTATAGGAGCAGccaataatgcaaaggcaaaagtTGCACCTGCCTGCTGTGCCCAAGTCACCAAAACCTTGGCCATGCCCAGGTGCATGTGTGCTGTTTTTCTGTCTCCCTTGGCCAAGCAGGCAGGGATTAATTTGGGTATTGCCATTACCATTCCAAAGCGTTGCAACATAAAGAACAGGCCCATGGGAAAGAAATGTGGAC GTTATGTGGTTCCATAA